The following are encoded together in the Osmerus eperlanus chromosome 18, fOsmEpe2.1, whole genome shotgun sequence genome:
- the tor4aa gene encoding torsin-4A: protein MGDQEDICDRLSGSLIEGEMEEQEEGDVKMQSAPLTFSHFSSSVRAMMRIKLKYQAIKKRRLEMMVGPGNGFQTGAASRTSPKIFTFDSLTPSTMSSPSYNSSQKKRKKMRRSRVMFPSGGDCRAPPKQEQSRAKNCLLLLLAIVFLQVYNAIENLDDHVLRYDLEGLEKTLRREVFSQQGAVEALLSHLKDYLSTYVHSKPLVLSLHGPSGVGKSHMGRLLAGHFRSVVGESLVLQYYVLHHCPLETEAWYCARALSTLVTEMVTRAEEDEKIPVFIFDEVEHMHGEILDTLRDLVISQHSNEYLNAVYLFLSNLGHCHITKHLLHNSSSVSITNSAVGSHNNLVKELSLILHNTLENIHPIWAEAELLPLILLEKSHVMECFMDEMSREGFYPDRTNIERLAGEMEYYPSVGGREYARTGCKQVVAKVNML, encoded by the exons ATGGGTGACCAGGAGGACATCTGTGACAGACTATCAGGGTCTCTGATAGAGGGAGAAATGGAagaacaggaagagggagatgtAAAGATGCAGTCTGcacctctcactttctcccatttctcttcctctgtgcgGGCCATGATGCGGATCAAACTAAAGTACCAGGCCATTAAGAAGCGCCGTCTAGAGATGATGGTGGGGCCGGGGAACGGGTTCCAAACCGGGGCCGCCAGTCGCACCAGTCCCAAAATCTTTACCTTTGATAGCCTTACCCCCTCTACAATGTCCTCACCCTCTTACAATAGTTcccagaagaaaaggaagaaaatgAGGAGATCCCGTGTGATGTTTCCTAGTGGAGGTGACTGCAGGGCGCCGCCTAAACAGGAACAGAGCCGTGCCAAGAactgcctcctcctgctcttggCCATTGTCTTTCTGCAG GTGTACAATGCAATAGAAAACCTTGATGACCACGTCCTCAGATATGACCTTGAGGGTTTAGAGAAGACGCTAAGGAGGGAAGTGTTTAGTCAGCAGGGGGCAGTGGAGGCCCTGTTGTCACACTTAAAGGATTACCTTTCCACCTACGTCCACAGTAAGCCCCTGGTCCTATCCTTGCACGGCCCAAGTGGAGTGGGGAAAAGCCACATGGGGCGTCTCCTGGCTGGACACTTCCGCTCAGTGGTGGGGGAATCACTGGTGCTCCAGTACTATGTTCTACACCACTGCCCCCTGGAGACCGAAGCCTGGTACTGCGCCCGCGCCCTGTCCACCCTTGTCACAGAGATGGTTACACGCGCTGAGGAGGACGAGAAGATTCCAGTCTTCATCTTCGATGAAGTTGAGCACATGCATGGCGAGATACTGGATACCTTGAGGGACCTTGTGATCTCACAGCACTCCAACGAGTATCTAAACGCCGTTTATCTTTTCCTTAGCAACCTGGGACATTGCCACATCACCAAACACCTGCTGCACAATTCCTCAAGTGTCTCTATCACAAATTCTGCAGTGGGGAGCCACAACAATCTGGTAAAAGAATTATCCCTGATATTGCACAACACTCTGGAGAACATTCATCCAATATGGGCAGAGGCAGAGCTCCTGCCTTTGATCCTGTTGGAGAAAAGTCATGTGATGGAGTGCTTCATGGATGAGATGTCACGTGAGGGATTCTATCCGGACCGTACCAACATTGAGCGTCTAGCGGGGGAGATGGAATACTATCCTTCTGTAGGGGGACGTGAGTATGCAAGGACAGGCTGCAAGCAGGTGGTGGCCAAGGTCAACATGCTATGA